A region from the Beduinella massiliensis genome encodes:
- a CDS encoding GNAT family N-acetyltransferase, with product MERLTLIKPNAAFSAEIASYRRAFLEDGSSLDGCGSLKRMENPVDWLAQVEKMARKETVPANGVPSTQFIYVREKDGRIVGMIQARHCFNDFLRIYGGHIGYSVRPSERRKGYATQMLQDSLPFCREIGLERVLITCIDANIGSKKAIMANGGVYESTVFEPKGQVHLERYWIDLSQR from the coding sequence ATGGAACGGTTAACTTTGATAAAACCCAACGCCGCTTTTTCCGCAGAGATCGCGTCGTACCGCCGGGCGTTTTTGGAGGATGGAAGCTCCTTGGACGGCTGCGGTTCCCTAAAGCGGATGGAGAATCCGGTGGATTGGCTCGCTCAGGTCGAGAAGATGGCGCGAAAAGAGACGGTTCCCGCGAATGGCGTGCCATCGACGCAGTTCATCTATGTGCGGGAGAAGGACGGCAGAATCGTCGGGATGATTCAGGCCAGACATTGCTTCAACGACTTTCTGCGGATATACGGGGGGCACATCGGCTATTCGGTTCGTCCTTCTGAACGCAGGAAGGGCTATGCGACCCAAATGCTGCAAGACAGCCTGCCGTTTTGCAGGGAAATCGGCCTTGAAAGGGTGCTGATCACCTGTATCGACGCGAATATCGGCAGCAAAAAGGCGATCATGGCAAACGGCGGCGTTTACGAATCCACCGTGTTTGAGCCGAAGGGCCAGGTGCATCTCGAAAGGTACTGGATCGACCTTTCCCAACGCTGA
- a CDS encoding ABC transporter permease subunit translates to MNTILIFIQKAIAQGIGILFGASGEILTEKSGNLNLGVPGMMYMGGIAGLIGAFLYEKAAAVPNAFVGFLISFVCAFLCAALGGLIYSVLTISLRANQNVTGLALTTFGVGFGNFFGGSLSRLAGGVGQISVAVTAGAYRAKIPFLSDIPVLGDILFSYGFLTYLSLVVAVVLSWFLNKTRQGLNLRAVGENPGTADAAGVNVTRYKYLATCIGGGIAGLGGLYFVMEYSGGTWTNNGFGDRGWLAVALVIFAQWKPVKAIWGSILFGGLYILYLYIAGLGRSMQEIFKMLPYVVTIVVLVLASLRKKRENQPPQSLGTAYFREDR, encoded by the coding sequence ATGAATACGATCCTGATCTTTATTCAAAAGGCCATTGCGCAGGGCATCGGCATTCTGTTCGGCGCCTCGGGCGAAATCCTGACGGAAAAGAGCGGAAACCTTAATCTCGGCGTGCCGGGCATGATGTACATGGGCGGCATTGCGGGTCTGATCGGCGCGTTCCTGTACGAAAAGGCCGCGGCCGTGCCGAATGCATTCGTCGGTTTTCTGATCTCCTTCGTCTGCGCATTCCTCTGCGCAGCGCTTGGCGGGCTGATCTACAGCGTGCTGACGATCTCCCTGCGCGCAAACCAGAACGTGACGGGCCTCGCGCTGACGACGTTCGGCGTAGGCTTTGGCAACTTCTTCGGCGGCTCGCTCTCCAGACTGGCGGGCGGCGTGGGCCAGATTTCCGTTGCGGTCACCGCGGGCGCCTACCGCGCGAAGATTCCCTTCCTCAGCGACATTCCGGTCCTCGGCGACATCCTCTTTTCCTACGGCTTTTTGACCTACCTCAGCCTCGTCGTGGCCGTGGTGCTCAGCTGGTTTTTGAATAAGACCCGCCAGGGGCTCAACCTGCGTGCGGTCGGCGAAAACCCTGGCACCGCGGATGCGGCGGGCGTGAACGTCACGCGCTACAAGTACCTGGCGACGTGCATCGGCGGCGGCATCGCGGGCCTGGGCGGTCTGTACTTCGTGATGGAGTACTCCGGCGGCACGTGGACGAACAACGGCTTCGGCGACCGCGGATGGCTGGCGGTGGCGCTGGTCATCTTTGCTCAGTGGAAGCCGGTCAAGGCGATCTGGGGTTCGATCCTCTTCGGCGGTCTGTATATCCTTTACCTTTACATCGCGGGTCTTGGGCGCAGCATGCAGGAAATCTTCAAAATGCTGCCCTATGTGGTGACGATCGTGGTGCTTGTCCTCGCGTCGCTGCGCAAGAAGCGCGAAAACCAGCCTCCGCAGAGCCTGGGCACCGCTTACTTCAGGGAAGACAGATAA
- a CDS encoding orotate phosphoribosyltransferase codes for MSDSVLSWLFETKAVRVCPEGAPFWYTSGKLGPFYINTHFLYGSQRAAEELLSVIEQAAAGDRLAFARTVLAHVRRQYAENEIYRRLMNQMVEAARAMEFDFVSGGERRDFFFSLLIADRLGKPHVSIFKDMETVYDEAGFETSCRASEAELTGKCALHVADLVTEASSYVRAWIPAVEALGAKIAASVAVVDRDQGGREVLANAGIPLTTLVKIEPSLFETAHRLGVVTEEQLSMVLSFMNDPNRFMHDFFAAHPSFLAEQKALGGKAKERAELCIQKGFDRL; via the coding sequence ATGAGCGATTCGGTTCTTTCCTGGCTCTTTGAAACCAAGGCCGTGCGCGTCTGCCCGGAGGGAGCGCCCTTCTGGTACACCTCCGGCAAGCTGGGGCCGTTTTACATCAACACGCACTTTCTTTACGGCAGCCAGCGGGCGGCGGAAGAGCTCCTTTCCGTCATCGAGCAGGCGGCGGCGGGCGACCGCCTTGCGTTCGCGCGCACGGTGCTTGCGCACGTACGCCGTCAATATGCAGAAAATGAGATCTATCGCCGTCTGATGAACCAGATGGTGGAGGCGGCGCGCGCTATGGAATTTGATTTCGTCTCGGGCGGCGAACGTCGCGACTTCTTCTTCTCTCTGCTCATCGCGGACAGGCTGGGCAAGCCGCATGTCTCCATTTTTAAGGACATGGAAACCGTGTACGACGAGGCGGGCTTTGAAACCTCATGCAGGGCGTCGGAGGCGGAGCTGACCGGCAAGTGCGCACTGCACGTCGCCGATCTGGTGACGGAAGCCTCCAGCTACGTGCGGGCGTGGATTCCGGCGGTCGAGGCGCTGGGGGCGAAGATCGCGGCGAGCGTCGCGGTCGTGGACCGCGATCAGGGCGGACGAGAGGTTCTGGCAAACGCGGGCATCCCGCTGACGACGCTGGTGAAGATCGAGCCTTCGCTCTTCGAGACGGCACACCGCTTGGGCGTCGTGACGGAAGAGCAGCTTTCCATGGTGCTGTCCTTCATGAACGACCCGAATCGCTTTATGCACGACTTCTTCGCGGCGCACCCGTCGTTTCTCGCGGAGCAGAAGGCGCTGGGCGGCAAGGCGAAGGAACGCGCGGAACTGTGCATTCAGAAGGGATTTGACAGGCTGTAA